A part of Nocardioides sp. WS12 genomic DNA contains:
- a CDS encoding thiolase family protein: protein MPTPVIVDVVRLASGKGKMGGALSGTHPTSMLVHVLKAIVERNGLDPALVDDVITGCVMQGGEQALNIGRTAVLGAGFPESVPATTIDRACGSSQQAVHFAAQGVAAGAYDIVIAAGVESMSRVPMGSTTQGKDTFGPEVAARYPDGLVNQGVSAELVARDWKFDRAALDEYSATSHRRAAEAIASGFFDKEIVPITVTDAEGNAVEHKVDETVRATTTAEGLGGLKPAFRSDEYAARFPDVEWAIHPGNSSPFTDGASAALIMSEEMASKLGLTPRARFVSYAVVGSDPLMMLTGPIAATQKALAKAGLSIDDIDAYEVNEAFASVPLAWAHDLGADPAKLNPRGGAIALGHALGSSGTRLLATLVNHLEATGGRYGIQTMCEAQGMANATIIERI, encoded by the coding sequence GTGCCCACTCCCGTCATCGTCGACGTCGTCCGTCTCGCATCCGGCAAGGGCAAGATGGGCGGTGCCCTCTCCGGCACCCATCCGACCTCGATGCTGGTCCACGTCCTGAAGGCGATCGTCGAGCGCAATGGCCTCGACCCCGCCCTCGTGGACGATGTGATCACCGGTTGCGTCATGCAGGGTGGCGAGCAGGCGCTCAACATCGGGCGGACTGCGGTCCTCGGTGCCGGGTTCCCTGAGTCGGTGCCGGCGACGACGATCGACCGAGCGTGCGGGTCCAGCCAGCAGGCGGTCCACTTCGCCGCGCAGGGTGTGGCCGCGGGTGCCTACGACATCGTGATTGCTGCGGGCGTCGAGTCGATGAGCCGGGTCCCGATGGGCAGCACCACGCAGGGCAAGGACACCTTCGGTCCCGAGGTGGCCGCGCGCTACCCCGACGGTCTGGTCAACCAGGGGGTGTCGGCCGAGCTCGTAGCCCGCGACTGGAAGTTCGACCGTGCGGCGCTGGATGAGTACTCCGCCACTTCGCACCGCCGTGCGGCTGAGGCGATCGCCTCGGGCTTCTTCGACAAGGAGATCGTGCCGATCACGGTGACCGATGCCGAGGGCAACGCCGTCGAGCACAAGGTCGACGAGACCGTGCGTGCGACCACGACGGCCGAGGGCCTAGGTGGCCTCAAGCCGGCGTTCCGCTCTGATGAGTACGCCGCCCGGTTCCCCGACGTCGAATGGGCGATCCACCCGGGCAACTCCTCGCCCTTCACCGACGGTGCCTCGGCTGCGCTGATCATGAGCGAGGAGATGGCCAGCAAGCTCGGCCTCACCCCGCGCGCCCGCTTCGTGTCGTACGCCGTCGTGGGTTCCGACCCGCTCATGATGCTCACCGGGCCCATCGCGGCCACGCAGAAGGCGCTCGCCAAGGCCGGTCTGAGTATCGATGACATCGACGCCTACGAGGTCAACGAGGCCTTTGCGTCCGTGCCGCTCGCCTGGGCGCACGACCTCGGCGCCGACCCGGCGAAGCTCAACCCCCGCGGCGGTGCGATCGCCCTGGGCCATGCGCTCGGCTCGTCCGGCACCCGCCTGCTCGCGACGCTGGTCAACCACCTCGAGGCGACCGGCGGCCGCTACGGCATCCAGACCATGTGCGAGGCCCAGGGCATGGCCAACGCCACCATCATCGAACGAATCTGA
- a CDS encoding TetR/AcrR family transcriptional regulator: MTVSETKAERTRQRILAAAAHEFALHGYGGASLRRIADAADLKVGSLAFHFATKDDLVAAVLRDGVDSAREALAAAMANVPADALPVDRLRAALRGHLDALHASDDRASSVVRMVETIPAHLRADHVRHERRFGKVWLDVLARGQVDGVVRDDVDLRVLRDLVVGALNSTSTTSPAATPDRAAVVETLIVLVSPAGPSAPAS; this comes from the coding sequence GTGACCGTTTCCGAGACCAAGGCCGAGCGCACCCGCCAGCGGATCCTGGCTGCGGCGGCGCACGAGTTCGCACTGCACGGGTACGGCGGCGCGAGCCTGCGGCGGATTGCTGACGCCGCCGACCTGAAGGTGGGCAGCCTGGCCTTCCATTTCGCGACGAAGGACGACCTCGTTGCGGCCGTTCTGCGGGACGGAGTGGACTCGGCGCGGGAGGCCCTGGCGGCGGCCATGGCGAACGTTCCCGCTGACGCCTTGCCTGTCGACCGCCTGCGGGCGGCACTGCGCGGCCACCTCGATGCACTGCATGCCAGTGACGACAGGGCGTCGTCGGTGGTCCGGATGGTCGAGACCATCCCGGCGCACCTGCGTGCCGACCATGTCCGGCACGAACGCAGGTTCGGCAAGGTCTGGCTCGACGTGCTCGCCCGCGGTCAGGTCGACGGCGTCGTACGCGACGACGTGGATCTCCGGGTCCTGCGGGACCTCGTCGTGGGCGCACTCAACAGCACGTCGACCACCTCCCCCGCGGCCACGCCCGACAGGGCGGCCGTGGTCGAGACGCTGATCGTTCTCGTCAGTCCAGCAGGACCGAGCGCGCCAGCTTCTTGA
- a CDS encoding DUF445 domain-containing protein, giving the protein MRAHLIAAVQTWPEIRADVAEYWYIYASMPLIAALIGYVTKIVAIEMLYRPMKFVGIGPFGWQGLVPRRAGKVAAVTIRLLTENLLRAEDLLARFDGADAVNELRVPLARAVDEVAREVVDQITPGGWDALPDPVRRLVRARVQQQAPGIVDRLIAEIRGDVDQFIDLHYLTVTTLVQHKHRLNDMMRQTAGSSMLFLRRTGVIFGFGIGLVQTVAWAYWHNVWIMPIFGLITGFLSDWIALTLLFRPSEPRRILGKRMHGVLHASRDQITRDYARIMAADLFQPAALLESVLTGPGADRLFVMVQREVDDVVARSLGPAKSLVAVGIGTERYDQMKATVVRRVLTLLPEMPEVEDYAARVLDVENVLAEKMAQLTTEQFEGIMRPIFKDDEWLMISVGALLGFLVGELQVELVTHLGGA; this is encoded by the coding sequence GTGAGAGCGCACCTGATTGCGGCGGTCCAGACCTGGCCCGAGATCCGCGCGGACGTTGCCGAGTACTGGTACATCTACGCGTCGATGCCGCTGATCGCGGCGCTGATCGGGTACGTCACCAAGATCGTTGCGATCGAGATGCTCTACCGGCCGATGAAGTTCGTCGGCATCGGGCCGTTCGGGTGGCAGGGGCTGGTGCCGCGGAGGGCCGGCAAGGTCGCTGCCGTCACCATCCGCCTGCTCACCGAGAACCTGTTGCGCGCCGAGGACCTGCTTGCGCGGTTCGACGGCGCCGATGCGGTGAACGAACTCCGCGTGCCGCTGGCGCGCGCAGTGGACGAGGTCGCCCGGGAGGTCGTCGACCAGATCACGCCCGGCGGCTGGGATGCCCTGCCCGACCCGGTTCGCCGCCTGGTGCGCGCCCGGGTCCAGCAACAGGCGCCCGGGATCGTCGACCGACTGATTGCGGAGATCCGCGGCGACGTCGACCAGTTCATCGACCTGCACTACCTCACCGTCACCACGCTGGTGCAGCACAAGCACCGCCTCAACGACATGATGCGCCAGACCGCCGGCAGTTCGATGCTGTTCCTGCGGCGTACCGGGGTGATCTTCGGATTCGGGATCGGCCTGGTCCAGACGGTGGCCTGGGCCTACTGGCACAACGTCTGGATCATGCCCATCTTCGGCCTGATCACCGGTTTCCTCAGTGACTGGATCGCGCTCACCCTGCTGTTCCGGCCGAGCGAACCGCGCCGGATCCTCGGGAAGCGGATGCACGGCGTCCTGCATGCCAGCCGCGACCAGATCACTCGCGACTATGCACGCATCATGGCTGCCGACCTGTTCCAGCCGGCCGCTCTCCTGGAGTCCGTGTTGACAGGTCCCGGCGCTGACCGGTTGTTCGTGATGGTCCAGCGCGAAGTCGACGACGTGGTGGCGCGATCCCTCGGTCCGGCCAAGTCACTGGTGGCCGTCGGGATCGGCACCGAGCGCTACGACCAGATGAAGGCCACCGTCGTACGACGGGTGCTGACCCTGTTGCCCGAGATGCCCGAGGTCGAGGACTACGCCGCCCGGGTGCTCGATGTCGAGAACGTGTTGGCCGAGAAGATGGCGCAACTGACGACCGAGCAGTTCGAGGGCATCATGCGCCCGATCTTCAAGGATGACGAGTGGCTGATGATCAGTGTCGGGGCGCTGCTCGGGTTCCTGGTCGGCGAGCTCCAGGTTGAACTCGTCACCCACCTTGGTGGGGCGTGA
- a CDS encoding wax ester/triacylglycerol synthase family O-acyltransferase — protein sequence MNNIALGDAMFLLGEAAGRPAQVITLQLYRPPVDADPQEWVSSYFQQLLASDNLKPVFTRRPARRLISPSTLRWIDDEPVELDHHVRHSALPGHGRVRELLEAVSVQHGVQLDRRRPLWEFHVFEGLEGGRFATAFKTHHAIADGMSLAKHVLGALTPDPDARGCLPPWAAGPARPRRPQIASGGVSLAPVLRGATAVRSLIEMGRDESATIPFEAPPSPLNVKVGGARRFAGDQWPLERLKAVANAVGGTVNDVGLAMAGGALRSYLDEIGGLPDRSLIAMVPVSVRREGDGFADGEGNAFGAMLCDLGTNHEDPVARVDSIRAQTRAAKERFAKMSAAEVLAVSKLIMGGAIVSSLTGITALPRHPFNLIISNVPAPNQPLYYNGAQMTDIYPVSMISEAQAMNITLTRYDNQMTFGIVGDRKALPHLQRMLIHLDGALEALEKAVAG from the coding sequence ATGAACAACATCGCCCTGGGTGATGCCATGTTCCTGCTGGGCGAGGCGGCAGGTCGCCCGGCGCAGGTCATCACGCTCCAGCTCTACCGGCCTCCGGTCGACGCGGACCCGCAGGAGTGGGTGAGCAGCTACTTCCAGCAACTGCTCGCCAGTGACAACCTGAAGCCGGTGTTCACGCGGCGCCCGGCTCGGCGGTTGATCTCGCCCTCCACGCTGCGCTGGATCGACGACGAACCCGTCGAACTCGACCACCATGTGCGGCACTCTGCCCTCCCCGGCCACGGTCGGGTGCGCGAACTGCTCGAAGCGGTGTCCGTGCAGCACGGGGTGCAGTTGGACCGCCGACGCCCGCTGTGGGAGTTCCACGTCTTCGAGGGCCTCGAGGGTGGCCGCTTCGCCACGGCGTTCAAGACCCATCACGCGATCGCTGACGGGATGTCGCTGGCCAAGCACGTCCTGGGCGCGCTGACGCCCGATCCTGATGCCCGTGGCTGCCTGCCTCCCTGGGCTGCTGGGCCGGCAAGGCCGCGTCGGCCCCAGATCGCCAGCGGCGGCGTGAGTCTCGCGCCGGTCCTGCGCGGAGCGACCGCTGTGCGCTCGCTGATCGAGATGGGGCGCGACGAGAGTGCGACGATCCCGTTCGAGGCACCGCCGTCGCCGTTGAACGTCAAGGTCGGCGGAGCCCGCCGCTTCGCAGGTGACCAGTGGCCGCTCGAGCGCCTGAAGGCCGTGGCGAACGCCGTCGGCGGCACCGTCAACGACGTCGGGCTGGCCATGGCCGGCGGTGCCCTCCGGTCCTATCTCGACGAGATCGGCGGCCTTCCGGACCGCTCGCTGATTGCGATGGTGCCGGTGTCCGTGCGCCGCGAGGGTGACGGTTTCGCCGACGGCGAGGGGAACGCGTTCGGCGCGATGCTCTGCGACCTGGGCACCAACCACGAAGACCCCGTCGCGCGCGTCGACTCGATCCGCGCGCAGACCCGAGCAGCGAAGGAACGCTTCGCGAAGATGTCGGCGGCCGAGGTCCTCGCGGTCAGCAAGCTGATCATGGGCGGCGCGATCGTGTCGTCGCTGACCGGCATCACGGCGCTGCCGCGGCATCCGTTCAACCTGATCATCTCGAACGTGCCGGCTCCCAATCAGCCGCTCTACTACAACGGTGCTCAAATGACCGACATCTACCCGGTCTCGATGATCTCCGAGGCGCAGGCCATGAACATCACCTTGACCCGCTACGACAACCAGATGACCTTCGGCATCGTGGGAGACCGCAAGGCGCTGCCGCACCTCCAGCGGATGCTGATCCACCTCGACGGTGCCCTGGAGGCACTGGAGAAGGCCGTCGCGGGGTGA
- a CDS encoding NAD(P)/FAD-dependent oxidoreductase, with translation MPQTDQTPREADVVVVGSGHNGLVAAAYLAKAGLDVLVVEASPTAGGMTSTNPFPEAPEYMMNEASIQASLFRTTTIDRDLELSSRYGLRQTVIDPAHFQLAADGSSLGLWRDPRKTAAELEYFSKKDARALLELYEVIDAAVELGLPMMQTSPTKPEITKVLKSAKGLVKNRKQMAALGRWMTSSQAEAIEESFEHDMIRAPLLTSLPFMPFDADLSGWSLIYLGVLSKYGVAMFHGGTGSLPKALIKVIRDNGGDVITSSPVEEILVTNNRAVGVRIAGGVEIKAKRAVLTACSPKTTLTRLLPRGVLAPKIQNAADHIPTKKRGISDLKVNVALSGKIDMSKHEKWRGDGIDLRIACNCYHTYEQALAAARACVRGQVPDAIPGLAQVTNAFDPSMSPEGKDLFWFWSGLAPSIPEDGWDVARKQITDSVIRDADEYYKGVDEMQVAVRPLVMPDIEERFWAIDGSVYHVDPTLSRFGPNKPVAGLAGYKTPVDGLFLTGSGTHPVAGISGMPGQNAARTMLKQFGMEDKGGRIGQLKSKLAQDRRTSKGDDYTSGQNDPFPGR, from the coding sequence ATGCCGCAGACCGATCAGACCCCCCGCGAGGCCGACGTCGTTGTCGTCGGCTCCGGCCACAACGGCCTCGTCGCCGCCGCCTACCTGGCCAAGGCCGGACTCGACGTCCTCGTCGTCGAAGCCTCGCCCACTGCCGGCGGCATGACGTCGACGAACCCGTTCCCCGAGGCACCGGAATACATGATGAACGAGGCCTCGATCCAGGCCTCGCTGTTCCGGACCACCACGATCGACCGCGACCTCGAGCTCTCCTCGCGCTACGGCCTGCGCCAGACGGTGATCGACCCGGCCCACTTCCAGCTCGCCGCCGACGGCTCCTCGCTGGGCCTGTGGCGCGACCCGCGCAAGACCGCCGCCGAACTCGAGTACTTCTCCAAGAAGGACGCCCGGGCCCTGCTCGAGCTCTACGAAGTCATCGACGCGGCCGTGGAGCTCGGCCTGCCCATGATGCAGACCAGCCCCACCAAGCCCGAGATCACGAAGGTCCTGAAGTCCGCCAAGGGCCTGGTGAAGAACCGCAAGCAGATGGCGGCACTGGGCCGCTGGATGACCTCCTCACAGGCCGAGGCCATCGAGGAGTCCTTCGAGCACGACATGATCCGGGCTCCCCTGCTCACCTCACTGCCCTTCATGCCGTTCGACGCCGACCTGTCAGGCTGGTCGCTGATCTACCTCGGTGTGCTGAGCAAGTACGGCGTCGCGATGTTCCATGGCGGCACCGGCTCGCTGCCCAAGGCACTCATCAAGGTGATCCGCGACAACGGCGGCGACGTGATCACGTCCTCCCCCGTCGAGGAGATCCTCGTGACCAACAACCGCGCGGTCGGCGTCCGGATCGCCGGCGGCGTCGAGATCAAGGCCAAGCGCGCCGTCCTGACCGCCTGCAGCCCCAAGACCACGCTGACGCGACTGCTTCCGCGTGGCGTCCTCGCCCCCAAGATCCAGAACGCCGCGGACCACATCCCCACCAAGAAGCGCGGCATCTCCGACCTCAAGGTCAACGTCGCCCTGTCCGGCAAGATCGACATGAGCAAGCACGAGAAGTGGCGCGGCGACGGCATCGACCTGCGGATCGCCTGCAACTGCTACCACACCTACGAGCAGGCCCTGGCCGCTGCGCGCGCGTGCGTGCGAGGCCAGGTCCCCGACGCCATCCCCGGCCTCGCGCAGGTCACCAACGCCTTCGACCCCTCCATGTCCCCCGAAGGCAAGGACCTCTTCTGGTTCTGGTCCGGCCTCGCGCCCTCGATCCCCGAGGACGGCTGGGACGTGGCTCGCAAGCAGATCACCGACTCCGTCATCCGCGACGCCGACGAGTACTACAAGGGCGTCGACGAGATGCAGGTCGCCGTACGACCGCTGGTCATGCCCGACATCGAGGAGAGGTTCTGGGCCATCGACGGCTCGGTCTACCACGTCGACCCCACCCTGAGCCGCTTCGGACCGAACAAGCCCGTCGCCGGCCTGGCGGGCTACAAGACCCCCGTCGACGGTCTCTTCCTCACCGGGTCCGGCACCCACCCTGTCGCCGGCATCAGCGGCATGCCCGGCCAGAACGCAGCGCGCACCATGCTCAAGCAGTTCGGCATGGAGGACAAGGGCGGCCGGATCGGCCAACTCAAGTCCAAGCTCGCCCAGGACCGTCGTACCAGCAAGGGCGACGACTACACCTCCGGCCAGAACGACCCCTTCCCGGGCCGCTGA
- a CDS encoding TetR/AcrR family transcriptional regulator yields the protein MPGTSSPERASGKRPPIKRAVQSRTVDVQRRILDAAVEVLLEDGYGGATTLRIQEQAGVTRGRLLHHFPSRDTLLTAAAHHLASARVAEMGADQIWPADPAERIDAAIEAMALTFTQGYFWAATELWIAARHNDDLRAALLPGERDLARVIRPGLDAFFGPDLTTHADFDDLREILFTSLRGMALTTAFDPREEPTRRHIERLKKLARSVLLD from the coding sequence ATGCCCGGTACGTCGTCCCCGGAACGCGCGTCCGGCAAGCGCCCGCCGATCAAGCGCGCCGTGCAGTCCCGCACGGTTGACGTCCAGCGCCGGATCCTTGACGCAGCCGTCGAGGTCCTCCTCGAAGACGGGTACGGCGGCGCGACGACCCTGCGCATCCAGGAGCAGGCCGGCGTCACGCGCGGTCGGTTGCTGCACCACTTCCCGTCCCGCGACACCCTCCTGACCGCGGCCGCACACCACCTGGCGAGCGCGCGCGTCGCCGAGATGGGCGCAGACCAGATCTGGCCGGCGGACCCCGCCGAACGGATCGACGCCGCCATCGAGGCGATGGCTCTGACGTTCACCCAGGGCTACTTCTGGGCCGCCACCGAACTGTGGATCGCGGCGCGCCACAACGATGACCTCCGGGCAGCGCTACTGCCGGGCGAGCGCGATCTGGCTCGAGTGATCCGCCCCGGACTGGACGCGTTCTTCGGGCCGGACCTCACCACTCACGCGGACTTCGATGACCTGCGCGAGATCCTGTTCACGAGCCTGCGCGGCATGGCGTTGACCACGGCATTCGATCCCCGCGAGGAGCCGACCCGACGCCACATCGAACGGCTCAAGAAGCTGGCGCGCTCGGTCCTGCTGGACTGA
- a CDS encoding acyl-CoA dehydrogenase family protein translates to MSVARTQDRMSHDVWLPEETRKVRTQVRNAVARHLAPVAREIGEREESRDSFAWPAFRGLASEGVFALPFEKPYGPGLEFPMLATCTAAEEIAYESSSIAGVYDGQCILVPQTLTVATPEVRAQLIPELVSGETAFAFATTEPATSSDLTAERLGTVAIEADGGWIVNGRKRWITNSVVAGWVSMLVRDGHDGNRATMLLIDLTAPGVRIGEPDLKMGHRGQITADIVLEDVFVPRTHVLGEPGRGMGVALSALVRGRIGIGAAGVGVAQAALDLAVHRLQTREVFGKPLGAMQHWQFTLAQRATELECARSLYQKAAYLLDTGDATAEPEAAMAKAYGTKLAVDMVRDAIQIHGALGFARKVSESGESVRLEEMYRDSKILEIFEGANELQQWIVARRLIGRDITG, encoded by the coding sequence ATGAGCGTCGCCCGCACCCAGGACCGCATGTCGCACGACGTGTGGCTGCCTGAGGAGACCCGGAAGGTGCGGACCCAGGTCCGGAACGCCGTCGCCCGACACCTCGCCCCGGTCGCTCGCGAAATCGGCGAACGTGAGGAATCGCGCGACAGCTTCGCCTGGCCCGCGTTCCGCGGCCTTGCGTCCGAAGGGGTCTTCGCGCTCCCCTTCGAGAAGCCGTACGGCCCCGGCCTCGAGTTCCCGATGCTGGCAACCTGCACCGCCGCCGAGGAGATCGCCTACGAGTCCTCCTCCATCGCCGGCGTGTACGACGGCCAGTGCATCCTCGTACCCCAGACGCTCACGGTCGCGACTCCCGAGGTGCGTGCCCAGTTGATCCCTGAACTGGTGTCCGGCGAGACGGCGTTCGCGTTCGCCACCACCGAGCCCGCGACCAGTTCCGACCTCACCGCCGAGCGCCTCGGCACCGTCGCCATCGAGGCCGATGGCGGCTGGATCGTCAACGGCCGCAAGCGCTGGATCACCAACAGTGTGGTCGCCGGCTGGGTCTCGATGCTCGTGCGCGACGGACATGACGGCAACCGCGCCACGATGCTGTTGATCGACCTGACGGCGCCCGGCGTGCGGATCGGGGAGCCGGACCTGAAGATGGGCCACCGCGGCCAGATCACCGCGGACATCGTGCTCGAGGACGTCTTCGTGCCACGGACGCACGTGCTCGGCGAACCGGGGCGCGGCATGGGCGTCGCGCTCTCCGCACTGGTCCGCGGCCGCATCGGCATCGGCGCCGCCGGTGTCGGCGTGGCCCAGGCCGCCCTCGACCTTGCCGTCCATCGGCTGCAGACCCGCGAGGTCTTCGGCAAGCCCCTGGGCGCGATGCAGCACTGGCAGTTCACCCTCGCCCAGCGCGCGACCGAGCTCGAATGCGCCCGCAGCCTCTACCAGAAGGCGGCGTACCTGCTGGACACCGGCGACGCCACCGCCGAACCCGAGGCCGCCATGGCCAAGGCCTACGGCACGAAGCTCGCCGTCGACATGGTCCGCGACGCGATCCAGATCCACGGCGCGCTCGGCTTTGCCCGCAAGGTCTCCGAGAGCGGAGAGTCGGTGCGCCTCGAGGAGATGTACCGCGACTCCAAGATCCTCGAGATCTTCGAGGGTGCCAACGAGCTCCAGCAGTGGATCGTCGCCCGACGCCTGATCGGGCGCGACATCACCGGCTGA
- a CDS encoding acyl-CoA dehydrogenase family protein, which produces MSVAHSLNLRSGFYDVDHDDYRASVREFVRREVEPHYLEWEEARLVPRSAWQAAGKNGILGLAVPEQYGGGGVSDFRFPMIVAEELSAVGATSYLLSLRLQDDIVLPYLVDLCTEEQKQRWLPGAVSGELVLAIAMTEPGAGSDLQGIRSTAVRDGDGWILNGAKTFITNGINADLVIVFARTDPDAGSRGFSLFVVERADPGFSRGRKLDKVGIPGQDTAELVFEDVRVGPENVLGEIGEGLIYLMQRLPKERLSLAVQALAASEAAVKWTQDYVFERTAFGKRIGDQQATRFELADLETEVEITRAYVQNAALALTEGTLTAAEASKAKLWATEMQVRVTSRCLQLFGGYGYMNEYPIARAFRDSRVQTIYGGTSQIMKEIIGRDIAGRYPKEAGR; this is translated from the coding sequence ATGAGCGTCGCCCACTCACTCAACTTGCGCAGCGGGTTCTACGACGTCGACCACGACGACTACCGGGCTTCGGTGCGGGAGTTCGTCCGGCGTGAAGTCGAGCCGCACTACCTCGAGTGGGAAGAAGCCCGCCTCGTCCCGCGCAGTGCGTGGCAGGCCGCCGGCAAGAACGGCATCCTGGGCCTCGCCGTCCCGGAGCAGTACGGCGGCGGGGGAGTGTCGGACTTCCGGTTCCCCATGATCGTGGCCGAGGAGCTCTCGGCGGTGGGCGCGACGTCGTACCTCCTCAGCCTGCGGCTGCAGGACGACATCGTGCTGCCCTACCTGGTCGACCTGTGCACCGAGGAACAGAAGCAGCGCTGGCTCCCGGGCGCGGTGTCGGGCGAGCTCGTCCTCGCGATCGCCATGACTGAGCCCGGCGCAGGCAGTGACCTGCAGGGGATCCGCTCGACGGCCGTCCGTGACGGCGATGGCTGGATCCTCAACGGTGCCAAGACGTTCATCACCAACGGCATCAATGCCGACCTGGTCATCGTCTTTGCACGCACCGACCCTGATGCCGGCTCACGTGGGTTCAGCCTGTTCGTCGTCGAGCGCGCCGACCCGGGCTTCTCGCGCGGCCGCAAGCTCGACAAGGTCGGCATCCCCGGGCAGGACACCGCCGAGCTCGTCTTCGAGGACGTGCGGGTGGGTCCGGAGAATGTGCTCGGTGAGATCGGCGAAGGTCTGATCTACCTGATGCAGCGCCTGCCCAAGGAGCGACTTTCCCTGGCTGTCCAGGCGTTGGCCGCGTCGGAGGCTGCCGTGAAGTGGACCCAGGACTACGTCTTCGAGCGCACGGCGTTCGGCAAGCGGATCGGCGACCAGCAGGCCACCCGGTTCGAGTTGGCTGATCTGGAGACCGAGGTCGAGATCACCCGCGCCTACGTCCAGAACGCTGCGCTCGCGCTCACCGAAGGCACGCTCACCGCTGCGGAGGCATCCAAGGCGAAGCTCTGGGCGACCGAGATGCAGGTCCGGGTCACGAGCCGCTGCCTGCAGTTGTTCGGTGGCTACGGCTACATGAACGAGTACCCGATCGCCCGCGCCTTCCGGGACTCCCGGGTTCAGACGATCTACGGCGGTACCAGCCAGATCATGAAGGAAATCATCGGCCGCGACATCGCCGGCCGCTACCCGAAGGAGGCCGGCCGATGA
- a CDS encoding 3-hydroxyacyl-CoA dehydrogenase, translating into MQINNNVALVTGGASGLGRATVEALLAKGGKAVILDLPGGPGEIAAKELGDAVRFVPGDVRSEDDVLAAIAAASELGELRVVVNCAGTGDAIKTVGKGNTPYPYDKFQRIIEINLIGSFNVIRLAAAHIAGLDLQGEERGVIINTASVAAFDGQIGQAAYAASKGGVVGMTLPIARDLSTIGIRVVTIAPGLFDTPLLASLPEEARKSLGQQVPHPSRLGDPKEYGALAAHVVENPMLNGETIRLDGAIRMAPR; encoded by the coding sequence ATGCAGATCAACAACAACGTCGCCCTCGTCACCGGTGGCGCTTCAGGTCTGGGCCGCGCCACCGTCGAAGCCCTGCTCGCCAAGGGCGGCAAGGCCGTCATCCTCGACCTGCCCGGTGGTCCGGGTGAGATCGCCGCGAAGGAGCTCGGCGACGCCGTCCGCTTCGTTCCCGGCGACGTGCGAAGCGAGGACGACGTGCTGGCCGCGATCGCCGCTGCCTCCGAACTCGGCGAGCTGCGTGTGGTCGTGAACTGCGCCGGCACTGGTGATGCGATCAAGACCGTCGGGAAGGGCAACACCCCTTACCCCTACGACAAGTTCCAGCGGATCATCGAGATCAACCTGATCGGCAGCTTCAATGTCATCCGCCTCGCCGCCGCGCACATTGCGGGCCTCGACCTGCAGGGCGAAGAGCGGGGCGTCATCATCAACACGGCTTCCGTCGCGGCCTTCGACGGCCAGATCGGCCAGGCCGCCTACGCCGCATCGAAGGGTGGCGTGGTCGGCATGACGTTGCCGATCGCCCGTGACCTGTCGACGATCGGCATCCGTGTGGTCACGATCGCGCCGGGCCTGTTCGACACCCCGCTGCTCGCCTCGCTGCCCGAGGAAGCGCGGAAGTCGCTTGGCCAGCAGGTCCCGCACCCCTCGCGTCTCGGCGACCCCAAGGAGTACGGCGCCCTGGCCGCCCACGTGGTCGAGAACCCGATGCTCAACGGCGAGACCATCCGTCTCGACGGCGCCATCCGGATGGCTCCGCGATGA